A region from the Salvia splendens isolate huo1 chromosome 15, SspV2, whole genome shotgun sequence genome encodes:
- the LOC121767801 gene encoding uncharacterized protein LOC121767801 isoform X3 — protein MEKRLRSSLQSSAEEFLSVVTKLPLKSSKAAIKSSVSTLIKPSSDLISTLPSTLQDSVSRSISKFKSHSNSSFAAASPLTPPAKRVRRSARNKRDDGDDNGGLSAAEKLQVYTYVLHLCVFHPKNVFTVSDLLPAAQELHDNLILFESDSSLLSDIANLCEEWWKAGLLGKETLISQSLPVILSRSLTLKKKVDVHRVYSLREAFSLFDFEDESIEDLKHLLIRCMISPLYLKTEDGRKFIAFLFGLSMQLIKELCAMIKSQIPFGRKSMLEAYGEILFRGWKTVETERKEKIENGFLQELVEGAIYASSPDLAASIRRILSAFVQQRTTEGVEKLIFRLAEPVVFRSLQVANSNVRQNALHLLLDLFPLENPDATKEAKDTLLEKQFFLLEKLLSDECPDVRVVAVEGICRTLHLFWEVVPSPTITKMITRIFDHVIYDACTEVRLSTVNGVIYLIGNPQSHEVLKVLLPKLGNLITDSTSVVRAAVADLLLLLNDIRNFHFHKVVPLDVLISALVDDQAVIARKITRLLVPSYFPSKVTEEEACKRVITLMKRSPTAGARFCEFVALEGASLRSLMRLFKDASFLAALKEELSAKNLKALFAVASSTRAQASVCNIISLASPDAAGDLFEDCMGLIKKCSSLLDDTEKQAEVRHAHKMIVSSGWFDDMFEDLVGFLQRAAHGCHVKFGIGSGKESTKSTTRTKKGSSTIIKSKSKHGTGKKPSATGENRFLEDYALAVGLAWQIKDLLLSDGTSKAILGSRNLKRAYSALKVISEASILHSLQYEDLNTFPVSAYTALTLHMSLHNVKADVSGDPTQDNPSDLTLNHLLDCAYNLFKSKNDEKSGKCTSGSSPHTSKIPPESSTSTKECQTGTGLTKQININTIKGLTSILKFIVDATAMDLVPRYQERCLTFTTENLRFVVTNLNEISTDESQLFQDDLKDLIICLKSSFTYGAKLVNVVLKAGEVSSLQRGAYSLVNELLNLLVAVEEHLGYACAARFSTVVEPWLPDLALALGSSCLLEQNTDDGLTFDSSENPTLHVPSWFHKLARIELCELRSTGSAEEIEHPNDFLAFKGLVETMSKLLGVNAEILDAVGVTFLTGSLSALRSKNLDTVLGVLHFVCRKLIRAQDWKELKFMLASVEKVYGELEREADKKDVSEDDRQRLNGAKTLLEPVWTSFIYEQGRHSMEEK, from the exons ATGGAGAAACGACTCCGTTCATCGCTGCAATCCTCCGCCGAAGAATTCCTCTCTGTCGTGACCAAATTACCGCTTAAATCTTCCAAAGCCGCCATAAAAAGCTCGGTCAGCACCTTAATCAAACCCTCGTCGGATCTAATTTCCACTCTCCCCTCCACTCTCCAAGATTCCGTTTCGCGCTCCATTTCCAAATTCAAAAGCCACTCCAATTCCTCCTTCGCGGCGGCATCTCCATTGACGCCTCCGGCGAAGCGTGTCCGCAGATCTGCTAGGAACAAGAGAGACGACGGCGACGATAATGGAGGACTGTCAGCCGCCGAGAAACTCCAGGTTTATACCTACGTCTTGCACCTATGCGTCTTCCATCCGAAGAATGTGTTCACCGTTTCTGATTTATTGCCCGCCGCGCAAGAGCTGCATGATAATTTGATCCTGTTTGAGTCTGACTCGAGTTTGCTTTCGGATATCGCTAATCTATGTGAAGAGTGGTGGAAGGCGGGTTTATTGGggaaagaaaccctaatttctcaATCCTTGCCAGTTATTTTGTCGCGCTCTCTGACTTTGAAGAAGAAAGTGGATGTCCACAGAGTTTATAGTCTTCGAGAAGCTTTCTCGTTGTTTGATTTTGAGGATGAGAGCATCGAGGACTTGAAACATCTGCTAATTCGCTGCATGATTTCACCTCTGTATTTGAAGACAGAGGATGGTAGGAAATTCATCGCTTTTCTGTTCGGTCTTAGCATGCAGCTCATTAAGGAATTGTGTGCGATGATAAAATCGCAGATCCCATTTGGGCGAAAATCAATGTTAGAGGCATATGGTGAAATACTCTTTAGAGGATGGAAGACGGTGGAAACTGAACGCAAGGagaagattgagaatggattcTTACAAGAGTTAGTGGAGGGTGCTATATACGCCAGCTCTCCAGATTTAGCAGCGTCGATTAGAAGGATTTTATCGGCCTTTGTTCAGCAGAGaacgacggagggagtagagaAACTGATATTTCGTTTGGCGGAGCCAGTGGTTTTCCGGTCACTACAG GTTGCTAACTCAAATGTTCGCCAGAATGCGTTGCACTTACTTTTGGACCTGTTTCCTTTGGAGAATCCTGATGCTACTAAGGAGGCTAAAGATACACTACTGGAAAAGCAATTTTTTCTGTTGGAGAAGTTACTCTCTGATGAATGTCCAGATGTCAGAGTTGTAGCAGTAGAAGGCATTTGTCGAACTCTTCACCTGTTTTGGGAAGTCGTTCCTTCACCAACCATTACAAAGATGATTACCAGAATTTTTGATCACGTGATTTATGATGCTTGCACTGAGGTCAGGCTCTCAACAGTGAATGGCGTTATATATTTGATTGGCAATCCTCAGTCTCATGAGGTCCTTAAAGTGCTTTTACCAAAACTTGGGAATCTGATTACGGATTCCACATCAGTAGTACGTGCTGCTGTTGCTGATCTCCTTCTCCTGTTGAACGACATACGGAATTTTCATTTCCATAAG GTAGTTCCCCTGGATGTATTGATTTCAGCTCTTGTCGACGACCAAGCAGTTATTGCAAGGAAAATCACAAGACTTCTTGTACCATCTTATTTCCCCTCCAAAGTGACTGAGGAAGAAGCATGTAAGCGTGTTATCACTCTTATGAAAAGGTCTCCTACGGCTGGAGCAAGATTTTGTGAGTTTGTAGCACTGGAAGGAGCTTCTCTGAGATCTCTTATGAGACTTTTTAAA GATGCATCTTTCCTGGCAGCCCTCAAGGAAGAGTTGTCTGCAAAAAATTTAAAGGCCCTTTTTGCTGTTGCTTCCTCTACACGTGCTCAGGCTTCTGTCTGCAACATTATATCACTTGCATCTCCAGATGCTGCAGGCGACCTTTTTGAAGACTGCATGGGTTTGATCAAAAAATGCAGCAGTTTACTAGATGATACCGAAAAGCAAGCTGAAGTGAGGCATGCCCATAAGATGATTGTATCGAGTGGTTGGTTTGATGACATGTTTGAAGATCTGGTTGGATTTCTGCAAAGAGCTGCCCACGGTTGCCATGTAAAATTTGGAATAGGTTCAGGAAAAGAAAGTACAAAGTCCACCACAAGAACCAAGAAAGGATCTTCTACGATAATTAAATCGAAGTCGAAACATGGCACAGGTAAAAAACCATCTGCCACTGGTGAAAACAGATTTTTAGAAGATTATGCTCTTGCTGTTGGGCTTGCATGGCAGATCAAGGACTTGCTTCTGTCTGACGGTACAAGCAAAGCTATATTAGGTTCACGAAACTTAAAACGTGCATACTCAGCGTTGAAGGTCATTTCTGAAGCGAGTATTCTGCATTCCTTGCAGTACGAAGATTTAAACACATTTCCTGTTTCTGCATACACAGCTCTGACTCTGCATATGTCTCTTCATAATGTCAAGGCAGATGTAAGTGGGGACCCTACTCAG GATAACCCCTCAGATTTGACGCTGAACCATCTGCTTGACTGTGCATATAACCTATTCAAATCCAAAAATGACGAGAAGTCTGGCAAGTGTACTTCAGGTTCATCACCTCACACTAGCAAAATACCACCTGAATCCAGTACAAGTACAAAAGAATGTCAAACCG GTACCGGTTtgacaaaacaaataaatataaatacaattAAGGGGTTAACTTCAATTCTGAAGTTCATAGTTGATGCAACTGCAATGGACCTTGTTCCTCGCTATCAAGAAAGATGCTTGACTTTCACCACTGAAAATCTGAGATTCGTCGTTACAAATTTGAATGAAATATCCACGGATGAGTCACAGCTTTTCCAAGATGATCTGAAAGATCTAATTATTTGTCTGAAGAGTTCATTCACATATGGAGCCAAGTTAGTTAACGTAGTGCTTAAAGCTGGTGAAGTTTCATCTCTTCAGCGAGGAGCTTACTCTCTTGTGAATGAACTTCTCAATCTCCTAGTCGCAGTCGAAGAGCATCTTGGGTACGCATGCGCTGCTCGTTTCTCCACAGTTGTTGAGCCATGGCTTCCTGATCTGGCTCTAGCTCTGGGATCCAGCTGCTTGCTGGAGCAGAACACGGATGATGGGTTAACTTTTGATTCATCCGAGAATCCCACGCTGCATGTCCCTTCTTGGTTTCACAAACTAGCAAGGATTGAGCTTTGTGAACTAAGAAGCACTGGCTCAGCTGAGGAGATTGAGCATCCAAATGACTTTCTAGCATTCAAGGGACTCGTCGAAACAATGTCAAAGCTACTGGGTGTGAATGCTGAAATACTAGATGCTGTGGGAGTTACATTCTTAACTGGTTCACTAAGTGCATTACGAAGCAAGAATCTCGACACGGTCTTGGGTGTTCTGCATTTTGTTTGTAGGAAACTAATCAGAGCTCAGGACTGGAAAGAACTCAAGTTCATGCTAGCATCTGTCGAAAAGGTCTACGGCGAGTTGGAGAGGGAAGCTGACAAGAAAGATGTCAGTGAGGATGATAGGCAAAGGTTAAATGGTGCAAAGACATTGCTTGAGCCTGTCTGGACTTCATTTATTTATGAACAAGGGAGGCATTCAATGGAGGAGAAATGA
- the LOC121767801 gene encoding uncharacterized protein LOC121767801 isoform X2: MEKRLRSSLQSSAEEFLSVVTKLPLKSSKAAIKSSVSTLIKPSSDLISTLPSTLQDSVSRSISKFKSHSNSSFAAASPLTPPAKRVRRSARNKRDDGDDNGGLSAAEKLQVYTYVLHLCVFHPKNVFTVSDLLPAAQELHDNLILFESDSSLLSDIANLCEEWWKAGLLGKETLISQSLPVILSRSLTLKKKVDVHRVYSLREAFSLFDFEDESIEDLKHLLIRCMISPLYLKTEDGRKFIAFLFGLSMQLIKELCAMIKSQIPFGRKSMLEAYGEILFRGWKTVETERKEKIENGFLQELVEGAIYASSPDLAASIRRILSAFVQQRTTEGVEKLIFRLAEPVVFRSLQVANSNVRQNALHLLLDLFPLENPDATKEAKDTLLEKQFFLLEKLLSDECPDVRVVAVEGICRTLHLFWEVVPSPTITKMITRIFDHVIYDACTEVRLSTVNGVIYLIGNPQSHEVLKVLLPKLGNLITDSTSVVRAAVADLLLLLNDIRNFHFHKVVPLDVLISALVDDQAVIARKITRLLVPSYFPSKVTEEEACKRVITLMKRSPTAGARFCEFVALEGASLRSLMRLFKVFIGLTLSSPKLSEEQIEGLLVASSHLCTVLSKDASFLAALKEELSAKNLKALFAVASSTRAQASVCNIISLASPDAAGDLFEDCMGLIKKCSSLLDDTEKQAEVRHAHKMIVSSGWFDDMFEDLVGFLQRAAHGCHVKFGIGSGKESTKSTTRTKKGSSTIIKSKSKHGTGKKPSATGENRFLEDYALAVGLAWQIKDLLLSDGTSKAILGSRNLKRAYSALKVISEASILHSLQYEDLNTFPVSAYTALTLHMSLHNVKADDNPSDLTLNHLLDCAYNLFKSKNDEKSGKCTSGSSPHTSKIPPESSTSTKECQTGTGLTKQININTIKGLTSILKFIVDATAMDLVPRYQERCLTFTTENLRFVVTNLNEISTDESQLFQDDLKDLIICLKSSFTYGAKLVNVVLKAGEVSSLQRGAYSLVNELLNLLVAVEEHLGYACAARFSTVVEPWLPDLALALGSSCLLEQNTDDGLTFDSSENPTLHVPSWFHKLARIELCELRSTGSAEEIEHPNDFLAFKGLVETMSKLLGVNAEILDAVGVTFLTGSLSALRSKNLDTVLGVLHFVCRKLIRAQDWKELKFMLASVEKVYGELEREADKKDVSEDDRQRLNGAKTLLEPVWTSFIYEQGRHSMEEK, encoded by the exons ATGGAGAAACGACTCCGTTCATCGCTGCAATCCTCCGCCGAAGAATTCCTCTCTGTCGTGACCAAATTACCGCTTAAATCTTCCAAAGCCGCCATAAAAAGCTCGGTCAGCACCTTAATCAAACCCTCGTCGGATCTAATTTCCACTCTCCCCTCCACTCTCCAAGATTCCGTTTCGCGCTCCATTTCCAAATTCAAAAGCCACTCCAATTCCTCCTTCGCGGCGGCATCTCCATTGACGCCTCCGGCGAAGCGTGTCCGCAGATCTGCTAGGAACAAGAGAGACGACGGCGACGATAATGGAGGACTGTCAGCCGCCGAGAAACTCCAGGTTTATACCTACGTCTTGCACCTATGCGTCTTCCATCCGAAGAATGTGTTCACCGTTTCTGATTTATTGCCCGCCGCGCAAGAGCTGCATGATAATTTGATCCTGTTTGAGTCTGACTCGAGTTTGCTTTCGGATATCGCTAATCTATGTGAAGAGTGGTGGAAGGCGGGTTTATTGGggaaagaaaccctaatttctcaATCCTTGCCAGTTATTTTGTCGCGCTCTCTGACTTTGAAGAAGAAAGTGGATGTCCACAGAGTTTATAGTCTTCGAGAAGCTTTCTCGTTGTTTGATTTTGAGGATGAGAGCATCGAGGACTTGAAACATCTGCTAATTCGCTGCATGATTTCACCTCTGTATTTGAAGACAGAGGATGGTAGGAAATTCATCGCTTTTCTGTTCGGTCTTAGCATGCAGCTCATTAAGGAATTGTGTGCGATGATAAAATCGCAGATCCCATTTGGGCGAAAATCAATGTTAGAGGCATATGGTGAAATACTCTTTAGAGGATGGAAGACGGTGGAAACTGAACGCAAGGagaagattgagaatggattcTTACAAGAGTTAGTGGAGGGTGCTATATACGCCAGCTCTCCAGATTTAGCAGCGTCGATTAGAAGGATTTTATCGGCCTTTGTTCAGCAGAGaacgacggagggagtagagaAACTGATATTTCGTTTGGCGGAGCCAGTGGTTTTCCGGTCACTACAG GTTGCTAACTCAAATGTTCGCCAGAATGCGTTGCACTTACTTTTGGACCTGTTTCCTTTGGAGAATCCTGATGCTACTAAGGAGGCTAAAGATACACTACTGGAAAAGCAATTTTTTCTGTTGGAGAAGTTACTCTCTGATGAATGTCCAGATGTCAGAGTTGTAGCAGTAGAAGGCATTTGTCGAACTCTTCACCTGTTTTGGGAAGTCGTTCCTTCACCAACCATTACAAAGATGATTACCAGAATTTTTGATCACGTGATTTATGATGCTTGCACTGAGGTCAGGCTCTCAACAGTGAATGGCGTTATATATTTGATTGGCAATCCTCAGTCTCATGAGGTCCTTAAAGTGCTTTTACCAAAACTTGGGAATCTGATTACGGATTCCACATCAGTAGTACGTGCTGCTGTTGCTGATCTCCTTCTCCTGTTGAACGACATACGGAATTTTCATTTCCATAAG GTAGTTCCCCTGGATGTATTGATTTCAGCTCTTGTCGACGACCAAGCAGTTATTGCAAGGAAAATCACAAGACTTCTTGTACCATCTTATTTCCCCTCCAAAGTGACTGAGGAAGAAGCATGTAAGCGTGTTATCACTCTTATGAAAAGGTCTCCTACGGCTGGAGCAAGATTTTGTGAGTTTGTAGCACTGGAAGGAGCTTCTCTGAGATCTCTTATGAGACTTTTTAAAGTATTTATTGGTTTGACTCTCTCATCTCCTAAGCTTAGTGAAGAGCAGATAGAGGGTTTACTTGTTGCCTCCTCTCACCTTTGTACTGTTCTTTCGAAGGATGCATCTTTCCTGGCAGCCCTCAAGGAAGAGTTGTCTGCAAAAAATTTAAAGGCCCTTTTTGCTGTTGCTTCCTCTACACGTGCTCAGGCTTCTGTCTGCAACATTATATCACTTGCATCTCCAGATGCTGCAGGCGACCTTTTTGAAGACTGCATGGGTTTGATCAAAAAATGCAGCAGTTTACTAGATGATACCGAAAAGCAAGCTGAAGTGAGGCATGCCCATAAGATGATTGTATCGAGTGGTTGGTTTGATGACATGTTTGAAGATCTGGTTGGATTTCTGCAAAGAGCTGCCCACGGTTGCCATGTAAAATTTGGAATAGGTTCAGGAAAAGAAAGTACAAAGTCCACCACAAGAACCAAGAAAGGATCTTCTACGATAATTAAATCGAAGTCGAAACATGGCACAGGTAAAAAACCATCTGCCACTGGTGAAAACAGATTTTTAGAAGATTATGCTCTTGCTGTTGGGCTTGCATGGCAGATCAAGGACTTGCTTCTGTCTGACGGTACAAGCAAAGCTATATTAGGTTCACGAAACTTAAAACGTGCATACTCAGCGTTGAAGGTCATTTCTGAAGCGAGTATTCTGCATTCCTTGCAGTACGAAGATTTAAACACATTTCCTGTTTCTGCATACACAGCTCTGACTCTGCATATGTCTCTTCATAATGTCAAGGCAGAT GATAACCCCTCAGATTTGACGCTGAACCATCTGCTTGACTGTGCATATAACCTATTCAAATCCAAAAATGACGAGAAGTCTGGCAAGTGTACTTCAGGTTCATCACCTCACACTAGCAAAATACCACCTGAATCCAGTACAAGTACAAAAGAATGTCAAACCG GTACCGGTTtgacaaaacaaataaatataaatacaattAAGGGGTTAACTTCAATTCTGAAGTTCATAGTTGATGCAACTGCAATGGACCTTGTTCCTCGCTATCAAGAAAGATGCTTGACTTTCACCACTGAAAATCTGAGATTCGTCGTTACAAATTTGAATGAAATATCCACGGATGAGTCACAGCTTTTCCAAGATGATCTGAAAGATCTAATTATTTGTCTGAAGAGTTCATTCACATATGGAGCCAAGTTAGTTAACGTAGTGCTTAAAGCTGGTGAAGTTTCATCTCTTCAGCGAGGAGCTTACTCTCTTGTGAATGAACTTCTCAATCTCCTAGTCGCAGTCGAAGAGCATCTTGGGTACGCATGCGCTGCTCGTTTCTCCACAGTTGTTGAGCCATGGCTTCCTGATCTGGCTCTAGCTCTGGGATCCAGCTGCTTGCTGGAGCAGAACACGGATGATGGGTTAACTTTTGATTCATCCGAGAATCCCACGCTGCATGTCCCTTCTTGGTTTCACAAACTAGCAAGGATTGAGCTTTGTGAACTAAGAAGCACTGGCTCAGCTGAGGAGATTGAGCATCCAAATGACTTTCTAGCATTCAAGGGACTCGTCGAAACAATGTCAAAGCTACTGGGTGTGAATGCTGAAATACTAGATGCTGTGGGAGTTACATTCTTAACTGGTTCACTAAGTGCATTACGAAGCAAGAATCTCGACACGGTCTTGGGTGTTCTGCATTTTGTTTGTAGGAAACTAATCAGAGCTCAGGACTGGAAAGAACTCAAGTTCATGCTAGCATCTGTCGAAAAGGTCTACGGCGAGTTGGAGAGGGAAGCTGACAAGAAAGATGTCAGTGAGGATGATAGGCAAAGGTTAAATGGTGCAAAGACATTGCTTGAGCCTGTCTGGACTTCATTTATTTATGAACAAGGGAGGCATTCAATGGAGGAGAAATGA
- the LOC121767801 gene encoding uncharacterized protein LOC121767801 isoform X1 produces the protein MEKRLRSSLQSSAEEFLSVVTKLPLKSSKAAIKSSVSTLIKPSSDLISTLPSTLQDSVSRSISKFKSHSNSSFAAASPLTPPAKRVRRSARNKRDDGDDNGGLSAAEKLQVYTYVLHLCVFHPKNVFTVSDLLPAAQELHDNLILFESDSSLLSDIANLCEEWWKAGLLGKETLISQSLPVILSRSLTLKKKVDVHRVYSLREAFSLFDFEDESIEDLKHLLIRCMISPLYLKTEDGRKFIAFLFGLSMQLIKELCAMIKSQIPFGRKSMLEAYGEILFRGWKTVETERKEKIENGFLQELVEGAIYASSPDLAASIRRILSAFVQQRTTEGVEKLIFRLAEPVVFRSLQVANSNVRQNALHLLLDLFPLENPDATKEAKDTLLEKQFFLLEKLLSDECPDVRVVAVEGICRTLHLFWEVVPSPTITKMITRIFDHVIYDACTEVRLSTVNGVIYLIGNPQSHEVLKVLLPKLGNLITDSTSVVRAAVADLLLLLNDIRNFHFHKVVPLDVLISALVDDQAVIARKITRLLVPSYFPSKVTEEEACKRVITLMKRSPTAGARFCEFVALEGASLRSLMRLFKVFIGLTLSSPKLSEEQIEGLLVASSHLCTVLSKDASFLAALKEELSAKNLKALFAVASSTRAQASVCNIISLASPDAAGDLFEDCMGLIKKCSSLLDDTEKQAEVRHAHKMIVSSGWFDDMFEDLVGFLQRAAHGCHVKFGIGSGKESTKSTTRTKKGSSTIIKSKSKHGTGKKPSATGENRFLEDYALAVGLAWQIKDLLLSDGTSKAILGSRNLKRAYSALKVISEASILHSLQYEDLNTFPVSAYTALTLHMSLHNVKADVSGDPTQDNPSDLTLNHLLDCAYNLFKSKNDEKSGKCTSGSSPHTSKIPPESSTSTKECQTGTGLTKQININTIKGLTSILKFIVDATAMDLVPRYQERCLTFTTENLRFVVTNLNEISTDESQLFQDDLKDLIICLKSSFTYGAKLVNVVLKAGEVSSLQRGAYSLVNELLNLLVAVEEHLGYACAARFSTVVEPWLPDLALALGSSCLLEQNTDDGLTFDSSENPTLHVPSWFHKLARIELCELRSTGSAEEIEHPNDFLAFKGLVETMSKLLGVNAEILDAVGVTFLTGSLSALRSKNLDTVLGVLHFVCRKLIRAQDWKELKFMLASVEKVYGELEREADKKDVSEDDRQRLNGAKTLLEPVWTSFIYEQGRHSMEEK, from the exons ATGGAGAAACGACTCCGTTCATCGCTGCAATCCTCCGCCGAAGAATTCCTCTCTGTCGTGACCAAATTACCGCTTAAATCTTCCAAAGCCGCCATAAAAAGCTCGGTCAGCACCTTAATCAAACCCTCGTCGGATCTAATTTCCACTCTCCCCTCCACTCTCCAAGATTCCGTTTCGCGCTCCATTTCCAAATTCAAAAGCCACTCCAATTCCTCCTTCGCGGCGGCATCTCCATTGACGCCTCCGGCGAAGCGTGTCCGCAGATCTGCTAGGAACAAGAGAGACGACGGCGACGATAATGGAGGACTGTCAGCCGCCGAGAAACTCCAGGTTTATACCTACGTCTTGCACCTATGCGTCTTCCATCCGAAGAATGTGTTCACCGTTTCTGATTTATTGCCCGCCGCGCAAGAGCTGCATGATAATTTGATCCTGTTTGAGTCTGACTCGAGTTTGCTTTCGGATATCGCTAATCTATGTGAAGAGTGGTGGAAGGCGGGTTTATTGGggaaagaaaccctaatttctcaATCCTTGCCAGTTATTTTGTCGCGCTCTCTGACTTTGAAGAAGAAAGTGGATGTCCACAGAGTTTATAGTCTTCGAGAAGCTTTCTCGTTGTTTGATTTTGAGGATGAGAGCATCGAGGACTTGAAACATCTGCTAATTCGCTGCATGATTTCACCTCTGTATTTGAAGACAGAGGATGGTAGGAAATTCATCGCTTTTCTGTTCGGTCTTAGCATGCAGCTCATTAAGGAATTGTGTGCGATGATAAAATCGCAGATCCCATTTGGGCGAAAATCAATGTTAGAGGCATATGGTGAAATACTCTTTAGAGGATGGAAGACGGTGGAAACTGAACGCAAGGagaagattgagaatggattcTTACAAGAGTTAGTGGAGGGTGCTATATACGCCAGCTCTCCAGATTTAGCAGCGTCGATTAGAAGGATTTTATCGGCCTTTGTTCAGCAGAGaacgacggagggagtagagaAACTGATATTTCGTTTGGCGGAGCCAGTGGTTTTCCGGTCACTACAG GTTGCTAACTCAAATGTTCGCCAGAATGCGTTGCACTTACTTTTGGACCTGTTTCCTTTGGAGAATCCTGATGCTACTAAGGAGGCTAAAGATACACTACTGGAAAAGCAATTTTTTCTGTTGGAGAAGTTACTCTCTGATGAATGTCCAGATGTCAGAGTTGTAGCAGTAGAAGGCATTTGTCGAACTCTTCACCTGTTTTGGGAAGTCGTTCCTTCACCAACCATTACAAAGATGATTACCAGAATTTTTGATCACGTGATTTATGATGCTTGCACTGAGGTCAGGCTCTCAACAGTGAATGGCGTTATATATTTGATTGGCAATCCTCAGTCTCATGAGGTCCTTAAAGTGCTTTTACCAAAACTTGGGAATCTGATTACGGATTCCACATCAGTAGTACGTGCTGCTGTTGCTGATCTCCTTCTCCTGTTGAACGACATACGGAATTTTCATTTCCATAAG GTAGTTCCCCTGGATGTATTGATTTCAGCTCTTGTCGACGACCAAGCAGTTATTGCAAGGAAAATCACAAGACTTCTTGTACCATCTTATTTCCCCTCCAAAGTGACTGAGGAAGAAGCATGTAAGCGTGTTATCACTCTTATGAAAAGGTCTCCTACGGCTGGAGCAAGATTTTGTGAGTTTGTAGCACTGGAAGGAGCTTCTCTGAGATCTCTTATGAGACTTTTTAAAGTATTTATTGGTTTGACTCTCTCATCTCCTAAGCTTAGTGAAGAGCAGATAGAGGGTTTACTTGTTGCCTCCTCTCACCTTTGTACTGTTCTTTCGAAGGATGCATCTTTCCTGGCAGCCCTCAAGGAAGAGTTGTCTGCAAAAAATTTAAAGGCCCTTTTTGCTGTTGCTTCCTCTACACGTGCTCAGGCTTCTGTCTGCAACATTATATCACTTGCATCTCCAGATGCTGCAGGCGACCTTTTTGAAGACTGCATGGGTTTGATCAAAAAATGCAGCAGTTTACTAGATGATACCGAAAAGCAAGCTGAAGTGAGGCATGCCCATAAGATGATTGTATCGAGTGGTTGGTTTGATGACATGTTTGAAGATCTGGTTGGATTTCTGCAAAGAGCTGCCCACGGTTGCCATGTAAAATTTGGAATAGGTTCAGGAAAAGAAAGTACAAAGTCCACCACAAGAACCAAGAAAGGATCTTCTACGATAATTAAATCGAAGTCGAAACATGGCACAGGTAAAAAACCATCTGCCACTGGTGAAAACAGATTTTTAGAAGATTATGCTCTTGCTGTTGGGCTTGCATGGCAGATCAAGGACTTGCTTCTGTCTGACGGTACAAGCAAAGCTATATTAGGTTCACGAAACTTAAAACGTGCATACTCAGCGTTGAAGGTCATTTCTGAAGCGAGTATTCTGCATTCCTTGCAGTACGAAGATTTAAACACATTTCCTGTTTCTGCATACACAGCTCTGACTCTGCATATGTCTCTTCATAATGTCAAGGCAGATGTAAGTGGGGACCCTACTCAG GATAACCCCTCAGATTTGACGCTGAACCATCTGCTTGACTGTGCATATAACCTATTCAAATCCAAAAATGACGAGAAGTCTGGCAAGTGTACTTCAGGTTCATCACCTCACACTAGCAAAATACCACCTGAATCCAGTACAAGTACAAAAGAATGTCAAACCG GTACCGGTTtgacaaaacaaataaatataaatacaattAAGGGGTTAACTTCAATTCTGAAGTTCATAGTTGATGCAACTGCAATGGACCTTGTTCCTCGCTATCAAGAAAGATGCTTGACTTTCACCACTGAAAATCTGAGATTCGTCGTTACAAATTTGAATGAAATATCCACGGATGAGTCACAGCTTTTCCAAGATGATCTGAAAGATCTAATTATTTGTCTGAAGAGTTCATTCACATATGGAGCCAAGTTAGTTAACGTAGTGCTTAAAGCTGGTGAAGTTTCATCTCTTCAGCGAGGAGCTTACTCTCTTGTGAATGAACTTCTCAATCTCCTAGTCGCAGTCGAAGAGCATCTTGGGTACGCATGCGCTGCTCGTTTCTCCACAGTTGTTGAGCCATGGCTTCCTGATCTGGCTCTAGCTCTGGGATCCAGCTGCTTGCTGGAGCAGAACACGGATGATGGGTTAACTTTTGATTCATCCGAGAATCCCACGCTGCATGTCCCTTCTTGGTTTCACAAACTAGCAAGGATTGAGCTTTGTGAACTAAGAAGCACTGGCTCAGCTGAGGAGATTGAGCATCCAAATGACTTTCTAGCATTCAAGGGACTCGTCGAAACAATGTCAAAGCTACTGGGTGTGAATGCTGAAATACTAGATGCTGTGGGAGTTACATTCTTAACTGGTTCACTAAGTGCATTACGAAGCAAGAATCTCGACACGGTCTTGGGTGTTCTGCATTTTGTTTGTAGGAAACTAATCAGAGCTCAGGACTGGAAAGAACTCAAGTTCATGCTAGCATCTGTCGAAAAGGTCTACGGCGAGTTGGAGAGGGAAGCTGACAAGAAAGATGTCAGTGAGGATGATAGGCAAAGGTTAAATGGTGCAAAGACATTGCTTGAGCCTGTCTGGACTTCATTTATTTATGAACAAGGGAGGCATTCAATGGAGGAGAAATGA